A window of Deltaproteobacteria bacterium contains these coding sequences:
- a CDS encoding MFS transporter, with amino-acid sequence MTDPKKHPPAGLSWAIWGLGAAFYLSGFYQRVAPAVMTDHLMADFSIGAAALGNLSAFYFYSYVAMQIPTGILADSWGPKKLLTTGAFIACLGAFLFAMAPVLILANIGRLLIGGAVGVAWVAMLKLSMHWFPPRRFALTSGLGLFCGVVGAVSAGVPLRILVEHFGWRPVMLASAGVSLAIAVAIWIVVRDDPSERGYASFIPSANIRPDAAASVFAGLLKVFHYKNTWLLSIAPAGMAGPVLAFSGLWGVPFLSTHYGLSPAESAALTSVLLIAWAFGGPVLGAMSDRIGRRKPLYAAGCFVACAGWGLILFMPQWPVWLLTVLISIVGFASGAMIIGFAFVKESVPPSLTGTVSGVCNMGVMTGAMVLQPVMGWVLDRNWSGGLENGVKIYQLNAYQSAFSLMIMGSILSAVLICFTTETHCRQLVD; translated from the coding sequence ATGACCGATCCTAAGAAGCATCCACCCGCAGGTCTCTCCTGGGCCATCTGGGGGCTGGGGGCTGCCTTTTACCTGAGCGGTTTTTACCAGCGGGTGGCGCCGGCCGTGATGACAGATCACCTGATGGCCGATTTCAGTATCGGTGCCGCCGCCTTGGGGAACCTCTCTGCGTTCTATTTCTACAGCTATGTCGCCATGCAGATCCCGACAGGGATTCTGGCCGACTCTTGGGGACCCAAAAAACTCCTCACTACCGGGGCATTTATTGCGTGTTTAGGGGCTTTTCTCTTTGCCATGGCCCCCGTCCTCATCCTCGCCAATATTGGACGTCTACTGATTGGGGGGGCGGTGGGCGTGGCCTGGGTTGCCATGCTCAAGCTCTCCATGCACTGGTTTCCGCCGCGGCGGTTTGCCCTGACCAGCGGCCTGGGCCTTTTTTGCGGCGTGGTCGGGGCCGTGTCCGCGGGTGTGCCGTTGCGGATACTGGTGGAGCACTTCGGGTGGCGGCCGGTGATGCTGGCCTCGGCGGGCGTGTCTCTTGCCATCGCCGTGGCGATCTGGATCGTGGTACGGGATGATCCGTCCGAACGGGGGTATGCCAGTTTCATCCCCTCTGCCAATATCCGGCCGGATGCCGCCGCATCGGTATTTGCCGGTTTATTGAAGGTATTTCATTACAAGAACACCTGGCTTCTGTCCATTGCGCCGGCCGGCATGGCCGGCCCGGTCCTGGCCTTTTCAGGCCTGTGGGGGGTACCGTTCCTGTCGACCCATTACGGCCTCTCTCCTGCCGAGAGCGCTGCCCTGACCTCGGTTCTGTTGATCGCCTGGGCCTTCGGAGGGCCTGTGCTGGGGGCGATGTCAGACAGGATCGGCCGGAGAAAGCCGCTGTATGCGGCGGGCTGTTTTGTGGCCTGTGCCGGCTGGGGTCTGATTCTGTTTATGCCGCAGTGGCCGGTATGGCTGTTGACCGTACTGATTTCCATCGTGGGGTTTGCGTCGGGTGCCATGATCATCGGTTTTGCTTTTGTCAAGGAATCGGTGCCCCCTTCGCTGACAGGGACCGTATCCGGCGTCTGCAACATGGGGGTTATGACGGGGGCCATGGTGCTGCAGCCGGTCATGGGGTGGGTCCTGGACAGGAATTGGAGCGGAGGTCTGGAAAACGGGGTAAAAATCTATCAGCTGAATGCGTACCAGTCCGCGTTCAGCCTGATGATAATGGGGTCGATTCTCTCGGCCGTCCTCATCTGTTTCACCACGGAGACCCACTGCCGGCAGTTGGTGGATTGA
- a CDS encoding FAD-binding protein: MEARIKTDLIEIVGPENFTNDLIDLVAYSYDASDNDHRPEAAVWPANTEQISRILILANGAGLAVIPRGAGTGLAGSAVPACGGLVMDLCRMNRIVDIRIPDRLAVVQPGVVYADLQKALSSHGFFFPPDPASGKACTIGGNVATNAGGIRGAKYGVTRDYVLGLEVVLPDGRILRTGSSCMKSVSGYDLTRLFVGSEGTIGVVTEIILKINPKPTASSTGLARFARLEDAGQAVTDIMHSGIIPSVLEILDENTIKVLREHGGMDIPDAMAIILVETDGYTGAETAYQMEKVVSVFEKNHATHIQTVDTKEGAEALWSTRRSVSSVAAQLRTNNVSEDVAVPISKVPDLLTGISAIMLKYGLPFVIFGHAGDGNLHPKIMYDAADPDQVRRAGAAVEEIFRLTCGLGGTLTGEHGVGLSKAPFMTLEHDSVEMDVMARIKRLFDPNNILNPGKMGLGV, from the coding sequence ATGGAAGCCCGAATCAAAACTGACCTGATTGAGATTGTCGGTCCGGAAAATTTCACCAATGATCTCATCGATCTGGTCGCATATTCCTATGATGCCTCCGACAACGATCACCGGCCCGAAGCGGCTGTGTGGCCCGCCAACACTGAGCAGATCTCCCGGATCCTGATCCTGGCCAATGGGGCCGGGCTTGCGGTGATTCCCCGCGGAGCGGGGACCGGTCTGGCAGGTTCGGCGGTTCCGGCATGCGGGGGTCTGGTCATGGATCTGTGCAGGATGAACCGAATCGTTGATATCCGGATTCCCGACCGTCTCGCGGTTGTCCAGCCGGGCGTGGTATATGCCGACTTGCAGAAGGCCCTCTCCTCCCATGGATTTTTCTTCCCGCCGGATCCCGCCAGCGGCAAGGCCTGCACCATCGGGGGAAACGTGGCTACCAATGCCGGAGGGATCCGGGGCGCCAAATACGGGGTGACGCGGGATTATGTCCTGGGGCTGGAGGTGGTCCTGCCGGACGGACGCATCCTGCGGACCGGGTCATCCTGCATGAAATCCGTTTCCGGGTATGACCTGACCCGTCTCTTCGTAGGCTCGGAAGGGACGATCGGCGTTGTCACAGAGATTATTCTGAAGATCAATCCGAAGCCGACGGCATCCAGCACAGGGCTGGCCCGCTTTGCCCGTCTGGAGGATGCAGGACAGGCGGTTACGGACATCATGCATTCCGGCATTATTCCGAGCGTGCTCGAGATCCTTGATGAAAACACCATCAAGGTGCTCAGGGAACACGGCGGCATGGACATTCCCGATGCCATGGCGATTATCCTGGTGGAGACCGATGGATATACCGGGGCCGAGACCGCTTACCAGATGGAAAAAGTGGTCTCGGTTTTCGAGAAAAACCATGCCACCCATATACAAACCGTCGATACCAAAGAGGGGGCGGAGGCCCTCTGGTCCACCCGGAGGTCTGTGAGCAGCGTCGCTGCCCAGCTTCGGACCAACAACGTCTCTGAAGACGTGGCGGTCCCCATCTCCAAGGTCCCCGACCTTCTCACCGGTATCTCCGCTATTATGCTGAAGTATGGTCTTCCCTTTGTCATATTCGGGCATGCAGGGGACGGTAATCTCCATCCCAAGATCATGTACGACGCCGCTGATCCGGACCAGGTCCGGCGGGCAGGGGCGGCAGTGGAGGAGATATTCAGACTCACGTGCGGGCTGGGGGGCACCCTTACGGGAGAACACGGCGTCGGGCTCTCCAAAGCTCCCTTCATGACCCTCGAACACGATTCCGTGGAAATGGACGTCATGGCGCGGATCAAGCGGCTTTTTGATCCCAACAATATCCTTAACCCGGGCAAGATGGGACTGGGAGTATGA
- a CDS encoding lipoate--protein ligase family protein, with the protein MELYNLGKVPWDESQLIYHALARLGREALSLVSPATPYVCIGFHQDVEQEVDLGFCRANHIPVFRREVGGGAVYLDGHQLFFQLVLHKNNPQVPRNKEAFYRKFLQPILDVYQRVGIPVRFKPVNDVVAGTRKISGTGAGEIGDAVVFVGNLIVDFDYEMMAKVLRVPDEKFRDKVHKTLYDNLSTIRRELGTDAAREWTEARLNRLMGEAFQALLGPMTPGVRDRALMKKMDDLRERMLSEEWLHQKGRPREGRSVKIRAGIDVVQRVHKAAGGLIRSDFEVEEGRFRRVRLSGDFFCFPEGAVHLLEGSLDSRRIESARDLLAAFYKETGAETPGIEIDDWMKVLAYGA; encoded by the coding sequence GTGGAGCTTTACAACCTGGGAAAGGTCCCCTGGGACGAGTCGCAGCTGATATACCATGCCCTGGCCAGATTGGGGCGGGAGGCACTCTCTCTGGTTTCTCCGGCCACCCCCTATGTCTGCATCGGATTTCATCAGGATGTGGAACAGGAGGTCGATCTGGGTTTCTGCAGGGCCAACCATATCCCCGTCTTCAGGCGCGAAGTGGGCGGAGGGGCGGTCTATCTTGACGGGCACCAGCTCTTTTTTCAACTGGTTCTTCACAAAAACAACCCCCAGGTCCCCAGGAACAAAGAGGCGTTTTATAGGAAATTTCTTCAGCCCATCCTTGACGTCTATCAAAGGGTCGGCATCCCTGTGAGATTCAAGCCGGTCAATGATGTGGTCGCAGGAACACGTAAAATATCCGGTACCGGCGCCGGCGAGATCGGAGATGCGGTCGTCTTTGTGGGGAATTTGATCGTGGATTTCGATTATGAGATGATGGCGAAGGTCCTGAGGGTCCCGGATGAGAAATTTCGTGACAAGGTCCACAAGACCCTCTACGATAATCTCTCCACCATACGGCGCGAGCTGGGCACGGATGCGGCAAGAGAGTGGACCGAAGCGCGATTGAACCGCCTCATGGGTGAGGCCTTTCAGGCGTTGCTGGGACCGATGACCCCCGGTGTCAGGGACCGGGCCCTGATGAAAAAGATGGATGATCTGAGAGAACGGATGCTGTCAGAGGAATGGCTCCATCAAAAGGGGCGGCCGCGGGAAGGCCGGAGCGTGAAGATCCGGGCAGGAATAGATGTTGTACAGAGGGTGCACAAGGCGGCAGGCGGGCTGATACGGTCGGACTTTGAAGTGGAGGAGGGACGATTCAGGCGAGTCCGCCTGTCCGGAGACTTCTTCTGCTTTCCCGAAGGGGCGGTTCACCTCCTGGAAGGGTCCCTTGACAGCAGAAGGATTGAATCGGCCCGCGACCTGCTGGCCGCCTTTTACAAAGAGACGGGTGCGGAAACGCCGGGCATCGAAATTGATGATTGGATGAAGGTCCTGGCGTACGGCGCATAA
- a CDS encoding PAS domain S-box protein: MTKKILLVDNDRFILEVISDLLTKEGHEVSTAEDGLSALDVLEVFTPDIIFVDMVMPNIDGKRLCRILRKMEVLKNAYIVSLSATAIEDLGEIEALGVNASIAKGPLDQMAKEILGVLGQSWDTSSQLLGGKTPQSEAIRQRRITRELLLGMRHLEVILEQMDEGIFDIASDGRIVYANRGASEVTGLPEEDVLGHYFPDLFAKDDRVRIAKFLEDESDHAKRISEECPLSLNGKQVTIDVQPIPGDDGKVIVILKDVTHQKEAEKALKKSEERYRLLFENASDAIFVLQEGRIKFPNKRAVEIFGMDRADPAEIRFLDCVHPEERDAVAERYRRGLAGEEFSGTYAFRILHRAYEELWVELNSVPIRWEEKPAILSFLRDITDKRRLETHFHRSQRMASIGTLAGGIAHEFNNLLMVIQANASLALYGKDPSSPECERLRNIEGYVQKGAEMTRHLLAFARERRYRPELTDLNQLLKRTEELFVRTKKEISVHPTYQKGILMVEVDPVQIEQVLMSLCINAWQAMPDGGVLFLETKNIRLGREFVHTYGVDPGRYVRISVRDTGMGMDAWTLEKIFEPFFTTKTVGQGMGLGLAAAYGIIRNHGGIMDASSEKTKGSTFNIYLPASKQESPGKEGGDRDQGLLL, encoded by the coding sequence ATGACGAAAAAAATACTGCTGGTCGATAATGATCGATTTATCCTGGAAGTGATCAGTGATCTCCTGACAAAGGAAGGGCATGAGGTCTCCACAGCCGAAGACGGGCTTTCGGCGCTGGACGTCCTGGAGGTCTTTACCCCCGATATCATATTCGTAGATATGGTTATGCCCAATATCGACGGAAAGCGGCTATGCAGGATACTGCGCAAGATGGAGGTCTTGAAGAATGCATATATTGTCAGCCTCTCTGCAACAGCCATAGAAGACTTGGGCGAGATCGAGGCGTTGGGTGTCAATGCAAGCATTGCCAAAGGGCCTCTTGATCAGATGGCCAAGGAGATCCTTGGGGTGCTGGGACAATCGTGGGATACCTCCTCCCAACTGCTGGGGGGGAAGACGCCTCAGTCGGAAGCGATCAGACAGCGGCGCATCACCAGGGAACTCCTTTTGGGCATGAGGCATCTTGAAGTCATATTGGAGCAGATGGACGAGGGGATTTTCGATATTGCTTCGGACGGAAGGATCGTCTATGCCAATCGAGGCGCGTCCGAGGTAACGGGTTTGCCCGAAGAGGATGTGCTGGGGCACTATTTTCCGGACCTTTTCGCAAAAGATGATCGTGTCCGGATCGCCAAATTTCTTGAGGATGAAAGTGACCATGCCAAACGGATATCTGAGGAATGCCCACTGTCGTTGAACGGGAAACAGGTGACCATAGATGTGCAACCCATCCCCGGGGATGATGGGAAGGTCATCGTCATCCTGAAAGATGTCACCCATCAGAAGGAGGCTGAAAAGGCCCTGAAGAAGAGCGAGGAACGGTATCGGCTCCTGTTTGAAAATGCCAGTGACGCCATATTTGTCTTGCAGGAAGGGAGGATAAAATTTCCCAACAAACGGGCCGTTGAGATATTCGGCATGGATCGGGCAGACCCGGCTGAGATCCGTTTTCTCGATTGCGTCCATCCTGAGGAGAGGGATGCTGTGGCCGAAAGGTATCGACGGGGATTGGCCGGGGAGGAATTTTCCGGCACTTATGCCTTCAGAATCCTGCACCGGGCGTATGAGGAGTTATGGGTGGAATTGAATTCAGTCCCCATCCGATGGGAGGAGAAGCCGGCCATTCTCAGTTTTCTGAGGGATATCACCGATAAGAGGCGGCTGGAAACCCATTTCCACCGGTCTCAGCGGATGGCCTCCATCGGCACCCTGGCCGGGGGCATTGCCCATGAGTTCAACAACCTCCTGATGGTCATCCAGGCGAATGCCTCTCTGGCACTGTACGGAAAAGATCCAAGCAGCCCTGAATGCGAAAGGTTGAGGAACATCGAGGGGTATGTCCAGAAAGGGGCGGAGATGACCCGGCATCTCCTGGCCTTTGCCAGGGAAAGGAGATATCGGCCTGAGCTGACCGATCTCAATCAACTGCTGAAGCGGACCGAAGAGTTGTTTGTCCGCACCAAAAAGGAAATCAGCGTTCATCCCACATATCAGAAGGGGATCCTGATGGTGGAAGTGGATCCGGTGCAGATCGAGCAGGTCCTGATGAGCCTCTGTATCAACGCATGGCAGGCCATGCCGGACGGCGGGGTGTTGTTTTTGGAGACGAAAAACATACGGCTTGGCAGGGAATTCGTGCATACCTACGGAGTAGACCCCGGCAGGTATGTGAGAATATCTGTCAGGGACACGGGTATGGGCATGGACGCCTGGACCCTGGAAAAAATATTCGAGCCCTTTTTCACCACCAAAACCGTGGGACAGGGGATGGGCCTGGGGTTGGCCGCCGCCTATGGAATCATCCGGAATCATGGCGGGATCATGGACGCGAGCAGTGAGAAAACCAAAGGAAGCACCTTCAACATATACCTGCCGGCATCGAAGCAAGAGAGCCCGGGAAAAGAGGGTGGGGATCGTGATCAGGGCCTGTTGTTATGA
- a CDS encoding glycine cleavage system protein H, translating into MEMHGYNMPEDLYYEENHFWIKEEGDLLVMGMDDFAQVMAGEIVYVQLPDDGKQLKKGKKFAKIESGKWLGKVFAPVNGEIAAVNEELETNPGLINDDCYGKGWMYKIRPDDKGEMETLIHGKEAIEKWLLADIEKYKEE; encoded by the coding sequence ATGGAGATGCACGGATACAACATGCCGGAGGACCTTTACTACGAGGAAAACCATTTCTGGATCAAGGAAGAAGGCGACCTGTTGGTCATGGGGATGGATGACTTTGCCCAGGTCATGGCCGGGGAGATCGTCTATGTTCAGCTTCCGGATGACGGCAAGCAGCTCAAGAAGGGGAAGAAGTTTGCCAAGATCGAATCCGGCAAATGGCTGGGGAAGGTCTTTGCCCCCGTGAATGGAGAGATCGCGGCCGTCAACGAGGAACTGGAGACCAATCCCGGGCTGATCAACGACGACTGTTACGGCAAAGGCTGGATGTACAAGATCCGTCCGGACGACAAGGGGGAGATGGAAACCCTGATCCACGGAAAAGAGGCCATAGAGAAGTGGCTGTTGGCGGACATCGAGAAATATAAAGAGGAGTAG
- a CDS encoding (Fe-S)-binding protein: MSNQDYSVKQLLETGACTNCQACADVCPAVSASNDGKLSAISRMKGLREVLKDRGGVFRRLFSRKRLSEEALHHFSDTVFRCTLCGNCQEVCPVGIHLKDLWLSLRQDMVNSDHYPKKIDMIRENLGQEHNVFGEDNEERADWVEDMDAPPDDGYIREKADIVYFTGCTAAYFPLAQKIPMALAEILDRSGVDFTLLGEAEWCCGFPMLGAGLKDMFQEFMAHNLSVIREKGATEILFACPSCYATWREHYPDEFKTTHASQFLIELIKNNRVPLKELDLTVTYHDPCDLGRGTRVFEEPREVIRAIPGVRFVELPHNRESCVCCGGGGNLEMVDAKLSARIAEQKIKEVLSTGADAVVTSCQQCVRTMMTYVRRNKLPLDVLDITQLIHRALAE; this comes from the coding sequence ATGTCCAATCAGGATTACAGTGTCAAACAGCTTCTGGAAACAGGGGCCTGCACCAACTGCCAGGCCTGTGCCGATGTGTGCCCTGCGGTGTCGGCATCCAATGATGGGAAGCTCTCCGCCATTTCCCGCATGAAGGGGCTCAGGGAGGTATTGAAAGACCGGGGGGGAGTATTTCGCAGGCTGTTCAGCCGAAAACGCCTTTCAGAAGAGGCATTACATCATTTCAGCGACACGGTCTTTCGGTGCACTCTCTGCGGCAATTGCCAGGAGGTCTGTCCGGTCGGCATCCATCTCAAGGATCTGTGGCTGTCGCTCCGCCAGGATATGGTCAACTCGGACCACTATCCCAAAAAAATAGATATGATCCGGGAAAACCTGGGCCAAGAGCACAATGTCTTCGGAGAGGACAATGAGGAACGGGCCGATTGGGTCGAGGATATGGACGCGCCCCCGGACGACGGATATATCAGGGAAAAGGCCGATATCGTCTATTTCACGGGATGTACGGCCGCCTATTTTCCCCTGGCCCAGAAGATTCCCATGGCCCTTGCGGAGATCCTGGACAGAAGTGGCGTGGATTTCACGCTCCTGGGGGAGGCGGAGTGGTGTTGCGGGTTTCCCATGCTGGGGGCCGGGTTGAAGGATATGTTCCAGGAGTTCATGGCGCACAACCTCTCTGTCATTAGGGAGAAGGGCGCCACGGAGATCCTCTTCGCATGCCCCTCCTGTTATGCCACCTGGCGTGAGCATTATCCGGATGAATTCAAGACGACCCATGCCAGTCAATTTTTAATCGAGTTGATCAAAAACAATCGCGTTCCCCTTAAAGAACTGGACTTGACCGTCACTTACCACGATCCATGTGATCTGGGCCGGGGGACCCGGGTGTTTGAAGAACCGAGAGAGGTGATTCGTGCGATCCCGGGGGTCCGCTTCGTAGAACTCCCTCATAACCGTGAGAGCTGCGTCTGCTGCGGGGGCGGTGGAAACCTGGAGATGGTGGATGCCAAACTGTCTGCGCGGATTGCAGAACAGAAGATAAAGGAGGTCCTGAGCACGGGTGCGGATGCGGTGGTGACTTCGTGCCAGCAGTGTGTCCGGACCATGATGACCTATGTCCGCCGGAACAAGCTCCCCCTCGATGTCCTCGACATTACCCAGCTCATTCACCGTGCCCTTGCGGAATAA